One segment of Rhodopirellula baltica SH 1 DNA contains the following:
- the dapB gene encoding 4-hydroxy-tetrahydrodipicolinate reductase — translation MADSTGPISLTVHGAAGRMGRRVVALGLADPNFQLVGAIDHAKSDHLGQDSGAVAGEAPSGIEISSHWPVLDDAATNQAVIDFSLPEAIDGCVEHCVKVGSPLVVATTGLSDEQKQNLSEAAASIPVVWAPSMSLAVNLSMKIAEQITAALKDVAGGLDVEILERHHRFKADAPSGTALKFGELIAGQLGESTSHVHGREGHTGARTREEIGYHAIRVGDNPGEHTIVFGMLGEKIELNVAASNRDCYASGALAAAKWLIHQKKGPGLYSMFDVLGMSDN, via the coding sequence GTGGCAGATTCAACAGGCCCGATTTCCCTCACAGTTCATGGTGCAGCCGGTCGCATGGGACGCCGCGTAGTGGCACTCGGTTTGGCGGACCCTAACTTCCAATTGGTTGGTGCCATCGATCACGCCAAGTCGGATCACCTCGGCCAAGATTCAGGTGCCGTGGCCGGCGAAGCTCCCTCGGGCATTGAAATTTCTTCGCATTGGCCGGTGCTCGACGATGCAGCCACCAACCAAGCCGTGATCGATTTCTCGCTTCCCGAAGCCATCGACGGATGCGTCGAACACTGCGTCAAAGTTGGCTCACCGTTGGTCGTTGCGACGACAGGTTTGTCCGACGAACAAAAGCAAAACCTGTCCGAAGCTGCTGCGTCGATTCCAGTCGTCTGGGCACCGAGCATGTCTTTGGCGGTCAATTTGTCGATGAAGATCGCCGAACAGATCACCGCCGCATTGAAGGATGTCGCCGGCGGTTTGGACGTTGAGATTCTGGAGCGACACCACCGATTCAAAGCAGACGCACCGAGCGGCACTGCTCTGAAGTTTGGTGAACTGATTGCTGGACAGTTGGGTGAATCCACCTCGCATGTTCACGGTCGAGAAGGTCACACGGGTGCTCGAACCCGCGAAGAAATTGGCTATCACGCCATTCGCGTGGGCGACAATCCGGGCGAACACACGATCGTGTTTGGCATGCTAGGCGAAAAAATCGAGCTCAACGTCGCCGCCAGTAATCGTGATTGCTATGCGTCCGGTGCGTTGGCTGCGGCCAAATGGCTGATTCACCAGAAAAAGGGCCCAGGCCTGTACAGCATGTTCGATGTGCTGGGCATGTCCGACAATTGA
- a CDS encoding aldehyde dehydrogenase family protein translates to MTAIFHPTLYKIVLNNAPQVATSENANSNRPGAERIGYHGGSNWATWSIRKRCQIVGRARDEIASRVDQLTRLSRSEQRTDDAETVASELIPLCDALRWIGKHGRKTLAPRKVGLTGRPVWMWGVRSVVQRVPLGRVLILGTWNYPLLLPGVQMAQALAAGNHVWLKPAPGSEAVSAELVAAFVAAGVPESAVTSLGSSTEAAIEAQSKGVGLVVLTGSAQTGKRVLRQSAETLTPSIVELSGVDAAIALPGADVNRVIDSLAFGLLFNSGATCIGPRRLIILNHPTTSEITHRLINRLRDATEVSVHPAARSGVADLIDNALENGAEDSLGQYNAGRLRNTGKMHPVVLQNVPDDHAILQSDVFAPVISIIPVQKIEQAIRMVNECPYRLAASVFGPVSEARECAERLDVGVVTINDMVAPTADPRLPFGGRGQSGFGVTRGPEGLLAMTGCRVIATRRGRVAMHLSPRNDADAELLSGVLQLSHSEGWGRRIAALRRVTTAASRWRALKK, encoded by the coding sequence TTGACTGCCATCTTCCATCCAACGCTTTACAAGATTGTTTTGAACAACGCACCCCAGGTCGCCACGTCAGAAAACGCGAACTCAAACCGTCCTGGTGCGGAGCGGATAGGTTATCACGGCGGTTCAAACTGGGCTACGTGGTCGATTCGCAAGCGATGTCAAATTGTGGGTCGAGCACGCGACGAAATCGCATCACGAGTCGATCAGTTGACACGCTTGAGTCGAAGCGAACAACGCACCGATGACGCAGAAACGGTGGCGTCGGAATTGATCCCCTTGTGCGACGCATTGCGGTGGATCGGCAAGCACGGCAGGAAAACGCTCGCACCCCGAAAGGTCGGTTTGACGGGTCGTCCGGTGTGGATGTGGGGTGTCCGCAGCGTTGTCCAGCGAGTCCCGCTGGGGCGCGTTCTGATCCTCGGAACGTGGAATTACCCGTTGCTTTTGCCGGGAGTGCAAATGGCCCAGGCCCTGGCCGCCGGCAATCACGTTTGGCTCAAACCGGCTCCCGGATCGGAAGCCGTCTCCGCGGAACTGGTCGCCGCATTTGTCGCGGCGGGTGTTCCGGAGTCCGCCGTCACCTCGCTGGGCTCCTCCACCGAGGCGGCAATCGAAGCGCAATCCAAGGGCGTTGGCTTGGTCGTCCTGACTGGATCAGCGCAAACTGGAAAACGGGTCCTTAGACAATCGGCTGAAACACTCACTCCATCGATCGTGGAATTGTCGGGCGTCGACGCGGCGATTGCTCTGCCCGGTGCAGATGTGAATCGCGTGATTGATTCCTTGGCGTTTGGGTTGCTGTTCAACAGCGGAGCGACCTGCATCGGCCCGCGACGATTGATCATTCTCAATCATCCAACGACGTCGGAAATCACACACCGACTCATCAATCGCCTGCGAGATGCGACCGAAGTGTCCGTTCACCCGGCAGCACGTTCCGGCGTTGCCGACCTAATCGACAACGCTCTTGAAAACGGTGCTGAAGATAGCCTCGGTCAATACAACGCGGGAAGACTTCGCAACACGGGCAAGATGCATCCGGTGGTGCTTCAAAACGTGCCGGACGATCACGCAATTTTGCAAAGCGATGTGTTCGCGCCGGTCATCTCGATCATACCGGTTCAAAAAATCGAACAAGCTATCCGGATGGTCAACGAATGCCCTTACCGTTTGGCAGCCTCCGTTTTTGGTCCGGTGTCCGAGGCACGCGAGTGTGCGGAACGTCTGGATGTGGGCGTGGTCACGATCAACGATATGGTCGCACCAACGGCCGATCCGCGTTTACCCTTTGGCGGACGTGGGCAAAGTGGCTTTGGAGTGACCCGAGGCCCGGAAGGGTTGCTCGCGATGACGGGGTGTCGAGTCATCGCGACTCGGCGCGGTCGCGTGGCAATGCACTTGTCACCTCGAAACGATGCAGACGCCGAGTTGTTGTCCGGCGTGCTGCAATTGTCCCACAGCGAGGGCTGGGGGCGGCGAATTGCAGCTCTCCGCCGCGTCACCACTGCCGCCTCCCGGTGGCGTGCATTAAAAAAGTAG
- a CDS encoding sigma-54 interaction domain-containing protein — translation MSSRGQLLPGVIGHSPAMREVDRVTRKVAVSNASVLILGETGTGKELIASAVHRLSHRSGGPFVKVNCGALSESLLESELFGHVRGAFTGAVANRAGRFEAADGGSIFLDEINSTTLTLQVKLLRVLQEKEFERVGDTSSHRTDARIIAASNRDLMRQVQLEEFREDLYWRLNVVPIELPALRHRREDIPALVAFFLDHYNEVNDRYVSHLGPGVMRALQDYHWPGNVRELQNYVERAVVMSDTDELVLDALPLCVRDPHHSAPVRELNSAAGVLQAPPVSNGMNEVRPSDVAPGAPAGANAALDINRMDLKTLARIVVQRGLDEADDAEDLHSVVVDQVERELISQLLLRCGGVQTKTASRLGMNRNTLSKKMKDYGLNLDD, via the coding sequence GTGAGTTCTCGAGGACAGCTCCTGCCTGGCGTTATCGGCCATTCGCCCGCGATGCGTGAAGTTGATCGCGTGACGCGAAAGGTCGCGGTGAGCAATGCGTCGGTGCTGATCCTTGGAGAAACCGGAACGGGCAAAGAACTGATCGCTTCAGCGGTGCACCGATTGAGTCACCGTAGTGGTGGCCCGTTCGTCAAAGTCAACTGCGGTGCCCTGAGCGAGAGTCTGCTGGAAAGCGAATTGTTCGGGCACGTGCGAGGTGCCTTCACCGGCGCCGTCGCCAACCGAGCCGGTCGTTTTGAAGCCGCCGACGGGGGCAGCATCTTTCTCGATGAGATCAACTCCACCACGTTGACGTTGCAGGTCAAGCTTCTGCGAGTACTGCAGGAAAAAGAGTTCGAACGAGTTGGAGACACGTCGAGTCATCGCACCGACGCGAGAATCATCGCGGCCAGCAACCGCGACTTGATGCGTCAGGTGCAACTGGAAGAGTTTCGGGAAGACCTTTATTGGCGTCTGAACGTGGTGCCGATCGAGCTACCTGCATTGCGGCACCGTCGCGAAGATATTCCGGCGCTCGTGGCGTTTTTCTTGGATCACTACAACGAAGTCAACGACCGATATGTATCGCACTTGGGTCCGGGCGTGATGCGTGCATTGCAGGATTACCACTGGCCGGGGAACGTTCGCGAACTTCAAAACTATGTTGAGCGAGCGGTGGTGATGAGCGACACCGACGAATTGGTGCTGGACGCATTGCCGTTGTGTGTTCGCGATCCTCACCACAGTGCACCGGTTCGCGAATTGAACAGCGCCGCAGGCGTGTTGCAGGCACCGCCGGTTTCCAACGGGATGAATGAAGTGCGTCCGAGCGACGTCGCACCCGGAGCACCCGCTGGTGCAAACGCGGCACTCGACATCAATCGAATGGATCTGAAAACACTCGCTCGAATTGTCGTTCAGCGTGGTTTGGACGAAGCCGACGACGCCGAAGATTTACACTCGGTCGTCGTCGACCAAGTTGAACGCGAATTGATTTCGCAGTTGCTGCTGCGTTGCGGTGGAGTGCAGACCAAAACCGCGTCGCGTCTCGGGATGAACCGGAACACGTTGTCCAAAAAGATGAAAGACTACGGTCTGAACCTGGACGATTGA
- a CDS encoding nitroreductase family protein: MAVNETDLEVLPVIADRWSPYRFDGREVEDDKLRRCLEAARWAASSFNDQPWSWIVARRQDGEAFEAMLQCLLEANRDWASRAGVLICTVIRTNFSYNQKPNRVALHDLGAAAAQMSLQATSMGLQVHQMAGVNLSQVRGQYQLPEGYEPATAIAIGYADEREPNTDAEQVLEDRQSGVRERTPLKNQVFMDAFGQSAPWL, from the coding sequence ATGGCAGTCAACGAAACGGATCTGGAAGTATTGCCCGTCATCGCTGATCGATGGAGCCCGTATCGATTTGACGGGCGTGAAGTCGAAGATGACAAGTTGCGTCGGTGCTTGGAAGCCGCTCGTTGGGCCGCCAGCAGTTTCAATGATCAGCCTTGGTCATGGATTGTCGCACGTCGCCAAGACGGTGAAGCGTTCGAGGCAATGTTGCAGTGTCTATTAGAAGCCAACCGTGATTGGGCGTCGCGAGCCGGAGTGTTGATTTGCACCGTCATTCGCACCAATTTTTCGTACAACCAAAAACCGAACCGTGTCGCTTTGCATGACCTTGGTGCGGCGGCTGCTCAGATGTCACTGCAAGCGACCTCGATGGGTTTGCAGGTGCATCAAATGGCCGGTGTCAATTTGAGCCAAGTTCGAGGCCAATACCAGCTTCCCGAAGGTTATGAACCGGCCACCGCGATTGCCATCGGGTATGCCGACGAACGTGAACCCAACACCGACGCCGAACAAGTCTTGGAAGACCGTCAAAGCGGCGTCCGGGAAAGAACTCCATTGAAGAATCAAGTCTTCATGGATGCATTCGGGCAATCTGCACCTTGGTTGTGA
- a CDS encoding 1,4-dihydroxy-6-naphthoate synthase produces MNSIQSAPHELRIGEGPELHLGISTCPNDTFAFSRLLDAAVAPGESSFDTGGFTWRIELLDIDELNQRLLAGEFDLAKTSFHAALLMADETQVLPVGSALGFGVGPLLLSAENDAKPQTRNQITLCPGEHTTAHLLFRLFYPDSTSVRQVVFSEIMPALQRSEADFGVCIHEGRFTYAESGLHLAADLGNLWENATQRPLPLGGLVMRDRHAPATMGAACEVIRRSLQSARLDPDSALPAMRRYAQEMDDSVLMQHVDLYVNDWTVDLGSVGQDALTTLSEMAQEVGLGSAKLRFFCGETSL; encoded by the coding sequence GTGAACTCCATCCAATCTGCCCCGCACGAACTGCGAATCGGCGAAGGTCCTGAACTGCACCTGGGAATCTCCACGTGCCCCAACGACACCTTTGCCTTTTCGCGATTGTTGGATGCGGCGGTGGCCCCCGGTGAGTCGTCGTTTGATACTGGCGGGTTCACATGGCGAATCGAGTTGCTGGACATCGATGAGCTGAACCAAAGACTACTGGCCGGCGAATTTGACTTGGCAAAGACCAGTTTTCACGCGGCTTTGCTGATGGCTGATGAGACTCAGGTTCTACCGGTGGGATCGGCACTTGGATTCGGTGTTGGCCCATTGCTTCTGTCTGCCGAAAACGACGCCAAGCCACAAACCAGGAATCAAATCACGCTGTGCCCCGGTGAACACACGACCGCTCATTTGTTGTTTCGGTTGTTTTATCCAGACTCCACTTCGGTGCGTCAGGTCGTTTTTTCGGAGATCATGCCGGCGCTTCAGCGGTCCGAGGCGGATTTCGGCGTTTGTATCCACGAGGGACGTTTTACTTACGCGGAATCGGGCCTGCACTTGGCTGCTGACCTGGGAAATCTCTGGGAAAACGCGACCCAACGTCCTTTGCCACTGGGCGGATTGGTGATGCGAGACCGCCATGCCCCCGCCACGATGGGGGCGGCCTGCGAAGTGATTCGCCGATCGCTGCAATCTGCTCGGCTGGATCCAGACTCCGCGCTGCCCGCGATGCGTCGATACGCCCAGGAAATGGACGATTCGGTGCTGATGCAGCACGTGGACCTGTACGTCAACGACTGGACCGTGGACCTCGGATCGGTGGGTCAAGACGCTTTGACGACACTCTCGGAAATGGCTCAAGAAGTGGGCTTGGGATCAGCGAAGCTCCGTTTTTTCTGCGGCGAAACCAGTCTCTAG
- a CDS encoding FAD-dependent oxidoreductase: protein MRSASWRHRLSMCSMILATLLLFPKSPTNAETSHDVVVYGGTAAAATAAIQSARMGQSVIMVSPDKHLGGLTSGGLGWTDTGNKGVIGGLAKDFYHRVYKHYQDDSSWKFQTREKYGNRAQGHRASDDDQATMWVFEPHVAENILDEMLAEHDITVVRDAWLDREKGVKKQDGRIKSIQTLDGKTYPGKMFIDATYEGDLIAAAGVQTAHGREGIKDYNEPHAGVQTGVLHHSHHFDVLPKRVDPYVVPGDPSSGVIPLVSADPPGEFGSADDHVQAYCFRTCMTNHAENRVAWKRPEGYDPATYEIMARTFEAGWRDVFKKFDPLPNHKTDTNNHGPVSFDNIGGNYDYPEATYERRQEIIQQHENYQRGLLYFIATDPRVPKEVQDEINEWGLSADEFTDNDHWPHQIYVREARRMVGQFVMTENHLRKDLPTPDSVGMGSYGIDSHNTQRYITPEGYVQNEGDLGVSTRGPYKIAMGALLPKRDECENLLSPVCVSATHVAFGSIRMEPVFMILGQSAATIAALANQSDAAVQDVPYADLRKRLLDDNQILETPAGVAKSNHPESLDLKTVEGVSVDDTQAQRIGGWIHSHASGNFYGSGYHHDGKVTDRVKQAIYQADLPKSGQYEVRLSFPTNSNRSKQTRVDVHHGAGTTTHRIDQTQIESDSKSSKLLSLGKYAFDKSQPAKVVISNEDANGYVVIDLVNWLPLDSE, encoded by the coding sequence ATGCGTTCCGCTTCTTGGCGCCATCGTTTGTCGATGTGCTCGATGATTCTTGCCACGTTGTTGCTCTTCCCCAAGTCACCCACAAACGCTGAAACGTCCCACGATGTTGTCGTTTATGGTGGAACCGCAGCAGCCGCTACCGCGGCGATACAATCTGCTCGCATGGGCCAGTCGGTCATCATGGTTTCGCCCGACAAACATTTGGGTGGTTTAACCAGCGGCGGACTGGGTTGGACTGACACCGGCAACAAAGGTGTGATTGGTGGCCTCGCAAAGGACTTCTACCACCGCGTCTACAAACACTACCAAGACGACTCGTCATGGAAATTTCAAACGCGAGAGAAATATGGCAACCGGGCGCAAGGTCACCGAGCCAGTGACGATGATCAAGCAACGATGTGGGTTTTCGAACCGCATGTCGCCGAAAACATTCTCGATGAGATGTTGGCCGAACACGATATCACGGTCGTTCGCGACGCATGGCTGGATCGGGAAAAGGGCGTGAAGAAGCAGGATGGCCGCATCAAGTCCATCCAAACACTGGACGGTAAAACCTATCCGGGAAAGATGTTCATTGATGCTACCTACGAAGGCGACTTGATCGCCGCGGCGGGAGTCCAAACGGCTCACGGCCGTGAAGGGATCAAAGACTACAACGAACCTCATGCCGGAGTTCAAACCGGTGTCCTGCATCACTCGCACCACTTTGATGTGCTGCCCAAACGAGTTGATCCGTATGTCGTCCCAGGCGACCCGAGCAGCGGCGTGATCCCGTTGGTCAGCGCTGATCCACCGGGCGAGTTTGGATCCGCTGACGATCATGTTCAGGCCTATTGCTTCCGCACGTGCATGACCAATCACGCGGAAAACCGCGTCGCGTGGAAACGTCCGGAAGGCTATGACCCCGCGACGTATGAAATCATGGCTCGCACTTTCGAAGCTGGTTGGCGAGATGTGTTTAAGAAATTCGATCCATTACCGAACCATAAAACGGACACTAACAATCACGGACCAGTCAGCTTCGACAACATTGGCGGTAACTACGATTACCCCGAAGCCACCTACGAGCGTCGCCAGGAAATCATCCAGCAACACGAGAATTACCAACGCGGCTTGCTGTACTTCATCGCCACCGACCCGAGAGTGCCGAAGGAAGTCCAAGACGAAATCAATGAATGGGGATTGTCGGCGGATGAGTTCACCGACAACGATCACTGGCCACACCAAATCTACGTTCGCGAAGCCCGGCGGATGGTTGGCCAATTCGTGATGACCGAAAACCATTTGCGAAAAGATTTGCCCACCCCCGACTCCGTTGGCATGGGTTCTTACGGGATCGACTCGCACAACACTCAGCGATACATCACCCCGGAAGGCTACGTGCAAAACGAGGGCGACCTGGGCGTCTCCACTCGCGGACCCTACAAAATTGCGATGGGTGCACTGCTTCCGAAACGCGACGAGTGCGAAAACCTGCTTTCACCAGTTTGTGTATCCGCCACGCATGTCGCCTTCGGTTCGATCCGCATGGAACCGGTCTTCATGATCCTTGGCCAATCCGCGGCAACGATCGCCGCGCTGGCCAACCAATCCGATGCGGCCGTTCAAGACGTGCCCTACGCGGATCTTCGCAAGCGTCTGCTTGATGACAATCAAATCCTGGAAACACCAGCGGGCGTTGCGAAATCCAACCATCCTGAATCGCTGGATCTCAAAACGGTCGAAGGCGTTAGCGTCGATGACACGCAAGCCCAACGCATCGGCGGTTGGATCCACAGCCATGCTTCGGGCAACTTCTACGGTTCAGGCTATCACCACGATGGGAAAGTCACCGATCGCGTCAAGCAAGCGATTTACCAAGCGGATCTGCCGAAGTCGGGTCAGTACGAAGTGCGTCTGAGTTTTCCCACCAACTCCAACCGATCCAAACAAACTCGCGTCGATGTCCATCACGGAGCGGGCACGACGACGCATCGAATCGATCAAACGCAAATCGAATCCGATTCCAAGTCAAGCAAACTACTGTCGCTGGGCAAGTATGCATTCGACAAGTCGCAACCGGCAAAGGTTGTTATCTCGAACGAAGATGCAAATGGCTACGTCGTGATTGACTTAGTCAATTGGCTGCCACTCGATTCTGAGTGA
- a CDS encoding serine/threonine protein kinase has translation MDSRSLSSSDSSHPDRSAVLPEGSTVHRPKPAPADQEGSPRESSDPSLVEPIVDADDESFQDGQRSSGGSKPSRSNQPYPIDEVIEGADTVIRAGSSRSNISATRSHRMTGEPFRLRDSSHASHRHNTPASITRDLGGQRLNHFLLLDQIGGGGMGAVFRARDEQLGRTVAVKVIPFAADDPDLQRRFRNEAQSAAKLDHPLIARVFDVGNDGPWHYIVFEYIDGANVRDMVANGGPLSLDDALFFTTQVAEAIGHASRRGIVHRDIKPSNVIVTTEGEVKLVDMGLARSDNFDTSEDMTASGVTLGTFDYISPEQARDPRLADIRSDLYSLGCTLFYMLTGSPPFPGGTMLQKLLSHGNAAIPDIREHREDVPAEMTAILNKMLAKLPEERYQRSETLIADLRELASRENLPRSRGVTVPTVEDHDHRESMRRLRRHLPWMIAAGILLFSALAVELLSMPSRRDFSLAIDNSVSPDATESVAPRSTENLQNVIGSNDLETSRPFSQGTSIPSSTSSPAAGTANAMDPQNGTSGGQGALLPPGQLPETSVDDRLPSGTSATGTTVEQSRPGGTEPLTAIDQIAEGGMTGRNATQQDPSIPPSIDPDSVISASTPLGGGITINDSASPTAASGNGSPSIAIDPPRISGLPLPPGMTGEPYQTLPLAPTVPSVVNREGVSGSSPIYTATPMNGGPMIGPVNANPLTGESVGSATTSDSIAANMLNPNSTSSVRPLAGGESTDDSTSAAESDTNLPVATTPPEPIRVQIVSTEALRVPQLREEAARAGVQLATTLSDALQLADELEIDRIDIATPQLVSAPVTIPRSDLILSSSLPGGTEILFRSTENVDMQRSEMMTIGSHRIEMSGLHFFWTVPATETDGGALFAINDNRRVRLRDCTVTIDNASRRDDVQAFSIVTDPERLPYDRVESGGISDTSGALPLVSIELSNVIVRGQITMLRMDVAAELQLLWENGLLAVSRRMIEMGGALQPPHPSSGSVRLSLEQLTAITPKGLLQMRMGVSAPYPVEIERRAEECVFVVDTGIPHIELTGIPRVDRDEIWVRLRGSGNAYDTDTALDDPMLLIRDELGQTRITTMSDILEILENPPPWMNERQPRWTVRWTEQLPESTPSSRWSPRDFRQDGSVVGGFQERTLPRMPMERTFDFPPTP, from the coding sequence ATGGATTCCCGGTCGCTCTCATCTTCCGATTCCTCGCATCCGGACCGTTCTGCGGTTTTGCCGGAGGGATCCACGGTGCATCGCCCCAAACCTGCACCGGCAGACCAAGAGGGCTCGCCGCGAGAATCATCCGACCCTTCATTGGTCGAACCGATCGTTGATGCGGATGACGAATCGTTTCAGGACGGCCAGCGGTCATCCGGTGGGTCAAAGCCATCTCGTTCGAATCAGCCCTATCCTATCGATGAGGTGATCGAGGGTGCTGACACGGTGATCCGGGCCGGATCGAGTCGATCGAACATTTCAGCCACTCGATCGCACCGCATGACGGGCGAGCCATTTCGGCTCCGCGACTCTTCCCACGCATCGCATCGACACAACACCCCGGCGTCGATCACACGAGACCTGGGCGGCCAACGTCTGAATCACTTTTTGCTGCTCGATCAAATCGGCGGCGGCGGGATGGGTGCCGTCTTCCGAGCCCGCGATGAACAATTGGGTCGGACCGTGGCGGTGAAGGTCATCCCGTTCGCGGCCGACGACCCCGACTTGCAAAGACGTTTTCGCAACGAAGCCCAAAGTGCGGCAAAGCTGGATCACCCGTTGATCGCACGCGTGTTCGACGTCGGCAACGATGGCCCGTGGCACTACATCGTTTTCGAATACATCGACGGTGCCAATGTTCGCGACATGGTGGCCAATGGTGGACCGCTGTCGCTCGATGACGCGTTGTTCTTTACAACCCAAGTCGCCGAAGCAATCGGACACGCATCGCGTCGGGGCATCGTTCACCGAGACATCAAACCGTCCAATGTCATCGTGACGACCGAAGGTGAAGTCAAGCTCGTCGATATGGGGTTGGCTCGGTCGGACAACTTTGACACCAGCGAAGACATGACGGCCAGCGGCGTTACGCTGGGAACGTTTGATTACATCTCGCCCGAACAAGCCCGCGATCCAAGATTGGCCGACATCCGCAGCGACTTGTATTCGCTGGGATGCACGCTGTTTTACATGCTGACCGGATCGCCACCGTTCCCTGGCGGAACGATGCTGCAGAAGTTGCTCAGCCATGGCAACGCCGCGATTCCGGATATCCGCGAACACCGCGAAGATGTTCCGGCGGAGATGACGGCGATCCTGAACAAGATGCTCGCGAAACTTCCCGAGGAACGCTATCAACGCAGCGAAACGCTGATCGCGGATCTGCGAGAACTGGCCTCGCGAGAGAATTTGCCACGCAGTCGTGGCGTCACCGTTCCGACTGTGGAAGACCACGATCACCGCGAATCGATGCGGCGGTTGCGTCGCCATTTGCCATGGATGATCGCCGCTGGAATTCTGCTTTTCAGCGCACTCGCGGTGGAATTACTTTCGATGCCATCGCGACGGGACTTCAGTCTCGCGATTGACAACTCAGTCTCGCCCGATGCAACTGAATCCGTCGCACCGCGATCGACTGAAAACCTGCAAAACGTCATCGGTTCAAACGATTTGGAGACATCGCGTCCGTTTTCGCAGGGAACATCAATTCCATCATCGACGAGCTCTCCCGCCGCCGGAACCGCTAACGCAATGGATCCGCAAAACGGGACATCGGGCGGCCAGGGTGCATTGCTGCCTCCGGGCCAATTGCCGGAGACATCGGTTGACGATCGGCTGCCCAGCGGAACATCCGCGACCGGAACGACAGTGGAACAATCACGCCCCGGCGGTACCGAACCTTTGACGGCGATCGATCAAATTGCTGAAGGCGGCATGACGGGACGAAACGCGACGCAACAGGATCCATCGATCCCGCCGTCGATTGATCCTGACTCTGTCATTTCAGCCTCAACACCACTCGGCGGCGGAATCACGATCAATGATTCCGCGTCACCCACTGCCGCGAGCGGCAACGGGTCACCTTCCATTGCAATTGATCCACCTCGTATCAGCGGCCTGCCTCTTCCACCTGGAATGACGGGCGAGCCTTATCAAACACTGCCGCTGGCCCCCACCGTTCCCAGCGTTGTCAATCGCGAAGGAGTCTCTGGCAGCAGCCCGATCTACACCGCCACGCCGATGAATGGCGGACCGATGATCGGGCCCGTCAACGCGAATCCGCTGACAGGCGAATCGGTTGGTTCGGCGACCACGTCAGATTCCATCGCAGCCAACATGCTGAACCCGAACTCCACAAGTTCAGTGAGACCGCTCGCCGGCGGCGAATCGACCGACGATTCAACATCTGCCGCAGAATCCGATACCAATTTGCCAGTGGCAACGACGCCGCCCGAACCCATTCGGGTTCAGATCGTTTCGACCGAAGCACTCAGAGTTCCCCAGCTTCGAGAAGAAGCCGCTCGGGCTGGCGTGCAACTTGCCACCACTTTGTCCGATGCATTGCAACTGGCCGACGAACTGGAAATTGATCGCATCGACATTGCGACTCCACAGCTTGTGTCCGCACCGGTGACGATCCCACGCAGTGATTTGATTCTCTCATCCAGCCTGCCTGGTGGGACTGAGATCTTGTTCCGTTCGACCGAGAACGTGGACATGCAACGCAGCGAGATGATGACGATTGGTTCACACCGAATTGAAATGTCAGGGCTGCATTTTTTCTGGACCGTTCCAGCAACGGAGACGGACGGCGGCGCCCTATTCGCGATCAACGACAACCGCCGCGTCCGCCTACGTGATTGCACGGTGACGATCGACAACGCTTCGCGTCGGGATGATGTACAAGCCTTCAGCATCGTTACCGATCCGGAACGACTGCCTTATGACCGAGTTGAAAGCGGCGGTATTTCAGATACCAGCGGAGCGCTGCCGCTGGTTTCCATCGAACTGTCCAACGTGATCGTCCGCGGCCAAATCACGATGTTGCGGATGGACGTCGCCGCCGAGCTTCAGTTGCTCTGGGAAAACGGACTGTTGGCGGTTTCACGCCGAATGATCGAAATGGGCGGCGCGCTTCAACCACCTCATCCTTCTTCCGGATCCGTGCGATTGTCGCTGGAGCAACTGACCGCGATCACGCCCAAAGGACTATTGCAAATGCGAATGGGCGTCAGTGCGCCCTACCCGGTCGAAATCGAGCGACGAGCCGAGGAATGCGTGTTTGTCGTCGACACGGGAATTCCTCACATTGAATTAACGGGAATCCCACGTGTCGACCGAGATGAAATTTGGGTGCGTCTTCGTGGCTCAGGCAACGCCTACGACACAGACACCGCGTTGGACGACCCGATGCTGCTGATTCGTGACGAATTGGGTCAAACCAGGATCACAACGATGAGCGACATCCTGGAAATCCTTGAAAATCCGCCACCTTGGATGAACGAACGCCAACCACGATGGACCGTCCGTTGGACCGAGCAACTGCCCGAATCCACCCCCTCTAGCCGGTGGTCACCGCGAGACTTTAGGCAAGATGGATCAGTTGTGGGTGGATTCCAGGAACGGACTCTACCTAGAATGCCGATGGAACGTACATTTGACTTTCCCCCCACACCGTGA